The proteins below come from a single Carnobacterium divergens DSM 20623 genomic window:
- a CDS encoding TIM44-like domain-containing protein, translating to MKKILSFLVVCVSLFISMPIVASAVAGGGDATYYDGGNSYNGNYTNYSDNSSDGELSAGAAILLIIGYGISYLFKSNQKNNDGTIEHALSKRIEEAFCSIQNAWTKDKLELARSYYSQDLYLDHQRMLVKMRKENLRNYVLNVRVKKMHHFKMIEKDRKFSVKIEASLIDYTVDTVTDKLIRGRRYEKGMISQTWIFIKDIKNEWVVVSIR from the coding sequence TTGAAAAAAATACTTAGCTTTTTAGTTGTCTGTGTAAGTCTGTTCATCAGTATGCCGATAGTGGCTTCGGCTGTAGCTGGTGGAGGAGATGCTACATACTATGATGGGGGAAACAGTTATAATGGAAATTACACTAATTATTCAGATAATTCTTCAGATGGAGAATTATCTGCAGGCGCAGCCATACTCTTAATAATAGGATATGGGATTTCCTATTTATTCAAATCTAATCAAAAAAATAATGATGGAACGATTGAACATGCACTCAGCAAGCGCATTGAAGAGGCTTTTTGTTCGATTCAAAATGCGTGGACTAAAGATAAATTGGAGTTAGCGAGGAGTTACTATTCACAAGATTTATACCTTGACCATCAACGAATGTTGGTGAAAATGAGAAAAGAGAATCTTCGAAACTATGTATTAAATGTAAGAGTTAAAAAAATGCATCATTTTAAAATGATTGAAAAAGATCGGAAGTTTTCAGTTAAAATTGAAGCCAGTCTGATTGATTACACTGTAGATACAGTTACGGACAAATTAATTAGAGGTCGTCGCTATGAAAAAGGAATGATTTCTCAAACTTGGATATTTATTAAAGATATCAAAAATGAATGGGTTGTTGTTTCTATTCGATAA
- the guaB gene encoding IMP dehydrogenase — protein sequence MSNWETKFAKEGYTFDDVLLVPAESHVLPNDVDMSVQLAKNLKLNIPLMSASMDTVTDSKMAIAMARQGGLGVIHKNMSIQEQADEVRKVKRSESGVIIDPFFLTPVHLVSDAEELMGRYRISGVPIVNNMQDRILVGILTNRDLRFVTDYSIKIEEVMTKDKLVTAPVGTSLKDAEKILQQHKIEKLPIVDEKGRLSGLITIKDIEKVIEFPNAAKDEHGRLLAAAAVGVTSDTFERAEALLEAGADAIIIDTAHGHSAGVIRKIKEIREQFPEATLVAGNVATGEATRALYDVGVDVVKVGIGPGSICTTRVVAGVGVPQLTAIYDAAEVAREYGRTIIADGGIKYSGDIVKALAAGGHVVMLGSMLAGTDESPGEFEIFQGRRFKTYRGMGSLGAMEKGSSDRYFQGGTNEANKLVPEGIEGRVAYKGSASDIIFQMMGGLKAGMGYVGAADLKYLRDEAQFIRMSGAGLRESHPHDVQITKEAPNYSVQ from the coding sequence ATGTCTAACTGGGAAACGAAATTTGCTAAAGAAGGCTATACATTTGATGATGTACTATTAGTTCCAGCAGAAAGCCATGTGTTACCAAATGATGTGGATATGAGTGTTCAACTTGCGAAGAATTTGAAGCTGAATATTCCGTTGATGAGTGCAAGTATGGATACTGTAACAGATTCAAAAATGGCGATTGCTATGGCGCGTCAAGGTGGTTTGGGAGTTATTCATAAAAATATGAGTATCCAAGAACAAGCAGATGAAGTTCGCAAAGTAAAACGTTCAGAAAGTGGCGTCATTATCGATCCGTTTTTCTTAACACCCGTTCATTTAGTATCTGATGCAGAAGAGTTGATGGGACGTTACCGCATTAGTGGTGTACCAATTGTCAATAATATGCAAGATCGAATTCTAGTAGGAATTTTAACCAACCGTGATTTACGCTTCGTAACAGATTACAGCATTAAAATTGAAGAAGTCATGACGAAAGATAAGCTTGTGACAGCTCCAGTTGGAACTTCATTAAAAGATGCTGAAAAAATCTTACAACAACATAAAATTGAAAAATTACCAATCGTTGATGAAAAAGGTCGTTTAAGTGGATTGATTACCATCAAGGATATTGAAAAAGTAATCGAGTTCCCTAATGCCGCTAAAGACGAGCATGGACGCTTGTTAGCAGCTGCAGCTGTTGGAGTGACAAGTGATACGTTTGAACGTGCAGAAGCGTTATTAGAAGCCGGTGCAGACGCAATTATTATAGATACTGCTCATGGACACAGTGCAGGGGTTATTCGTAAGATCAAAGAAATTCGTGAACAGTTCCCAGAAGCGACATTAGTTGCCGGAAATGTTGCAACAGGCGAAGCAACTCGTGCCTTATATGATGTTGGTGTCGATGTAGTAAAAGTTGGGATTGGACCTGGTTCAATTTGTACGACACGTGTCGTTGCAGGTGTTGGTGTACCTCAATTAACAGCTATTTATGATGCAGCAGAAGTTGCTCGTGAATACGGCCGTACGATTATTGCAGATGGCGGAATCAAATATTCAGGAGATATCGTTAAAGCTCTTGCAGCAGGCGGACACGTTGTTATGTTAGGAAGTATGCTAGCAGGAACAGACGAGTCACCAGGTGAATTTGAAATATTCCAAGGTCGTCGTTTTAAAACATACCGTGGAATGGGCAGCTTAGGCGCGATGGAAAAAGGATCAAGCGATCGTTATTTCCAAGGCGGTACAAACGAAGCTAACAAATTAGTTCCAGAAGGTATTGAAGGTCGCGTTGCCTATAAAGGAAGCGCAAGCGACATTATTTTCCAAATGATGGGCGGATTAAAAGCTGGAATGGGCTATGTAGGCGCAGCTGACCTTAAGTATTTAAGAGACGAAGCTCAATTTATTCGTATGAGTGGTGCTGGTTTACGTGAATCACATCCACATGACGTACAAATTACCAAAGAAGCACCGAACTATTCAGTGCAATAA
- a CDS encoding sensor histidine kinase, which produces MKLTRKEKSELIFEGFITVGLIYLLYLAVLIIFERFVYTSPDLVNNIWIFKNSFTIGERQVHSYKLIFVTLLVIVAMIVLFWRLKRRYKQMQLRHVISELHYIAEGHYDHRIPFELSGDMNKVIDSIHVLVDSTVSAMEEERKIEQSKDELITNVSHDIRTPLTSIIGYLGLIEDKQYQSQEELLKYTHTAYIKAKQMKILVEDLFEYTKVRQHTTPLNLTQFDMVKLLEQLAADFELDAKKKNMVIEVIQPDSEIMMEADTEKIVRVFNNLISNALKYGVGGKKITIEAQKVGKEVIISVSNDGPEIPEASLNQLFDRFYRVEESRSQETGGTGLGLAIAQSIVALHGGYIYAKSDKELTRFVLHLPLKQVQNSETK; this is translated from the coding sequence TTGAAGTTAACTAGAAAAGAAAAAAGCGAATTGATATTTGAAGGATTTATTACAGTAGGGTTGATTTACTTACTCTATTTAGCTGTTTTAATCATTTTTGAACGCTTTGTGTACACATCACCAGACCTAGTCAATAATATTTGGATTTTTAAAAATTCATTTACAATTGGAGAACGCCAAGTTCACTCATACAAATTGATTTTTGTTACTCTGTTAGTTATTGTGGCAATGATTGTTTTATTTTGGCGCTTAAAACGTCGTTACAAACAAATGCAATTACGTCATGTTATTAGCGAGTTGCATTACATTGCAGAAGGTCATTACGATCATCGCATTCCTTTTGAATTAAGTGGCGACATGAATAAAGTTATCGACAGTATCCATGTGTTAGTGGACAGTACCGTGAGTGCAATGGAAGAAGAGCGTAAGATTGAGCAATCGAAAGATGAGCTGATTACGAATGTCTCTCATGATATTCGCACACCTCTAACTTCTATTATTGGTTATTTGGGATTAATCGAGGATAAACAATATCAAAGTCAAGAAGAGCTACTAAAATACACACATACGGCATACATTAAAGCCAAACAAATGAAAATATTAGTTGAAGATTTATTCGAGTACACAAAAGTTCGTCAACATACAACACCGTTAAACCTTACACAGTTTGATATGGTAAAGCTATTAGAGCAACTAGCAGCTGATTTTGAATTAGATGCTAAGAAAAAGAACATGGTCATTGAAGTGATTCAACCAGATTCTGAAATTATGATGGAGGCAGACACAGAAAAAATTGTGCGCGTCTTTAATAATTTAATTTCCAATGCTTTAAAATATGGTGTTGGCGGTAAAAAAATCACGATTGAAGCGCAAAAAGTTGGTAAAGAAGTCATTATTTCAGTCAGCAACGATGGGCCGGAAATTCCAGAAGCTTCTTTAAATCAATTATTCGATCGTTTCTACCGCGTAGAAGAATCGCGTTCACAAGAAACGGGTGGAACAGGCTTAGGCTTAGCGATTGCACAAAGTATCGTCGCGTTACATGGGGGATACATTTATGCGAAATCAGATAAAGAATTAACACGTTTTGTACTGCACTTACCATTAAAGCAAGTACAAAACAGTGAAACAAAATAA
- a CDS encoding serine hydrolase, with protein sequence MKKLNKYGVIFAVALMIGTIFPSFLMGAQTASAAEAPEINAAAAFAIEAKTGKVLVNKNGDEKLGIASMTKMITEYLVLEAIKDGKLKWDQKITIDDYSYKTSQNSELSNVPLRLGEQYTVKELYEAMAIYSANAAAISLAQAVSGSEPQFVDAMREKVISWGAKAEDIHLVNATGLTNSDLNGNIYPGSSETDENMMTARDMALVAQHLLNDFPEVLETAKIPTLDFRKGTSDEIHMENWNWMLPGLIYARDNVDGLKTGTTDIAGACFTGTAEENGMRIITVVMNAGDGETNKGARFEETAKMMDYAFDNFEMKELVKKGDTNKALKAINVAKGKEDSVKLVMDTNVNAIVQKDTEVKNLKVTYTEKEGLLNSDKELVAPIKKGMEVGTAQVAPTNDTLGYINGATGQEVKVVTASEVEKANFFVLTGREIKSFFTNLF encoded by the coding sequence ATGAAAAAATTAAATAAATACGGCGTGATTTTTGCTGTCGCGTTAATGATAGGAACTATTTTTCCATCTTTCTTGATGGGCGCTCAAACAGCATCAGCAGCTGAAGCACCAGAAATTAATGCAGCTGCTGCATTTGCAATTGAAGCGAAGACAGGAAAAGTATTAGTGAACAAAAATGGTGATGAAAAATTAGGAATTGCATCAATGACTAAAATGATTACAGAATACTTAGTTTTAGAAGCTATTAAAGATGGGAAATTAAAATGGGATCAAAAAATCACCATTGATGACTACAGCTACAAAACAAGTCAGAATTCTGAATTGTCAAATGTTCCATTACGTTTAGGTGAGCAATATACCGTAAAAGAATTATATGAAGCAATGGCGATTTACTCAGCTAACGCAGCAGCAATTAGTTTGGCACAGGCTGTTTCAGGAAGTGAGCCTCAATTTGTGGATGCGATGCGTGAAAAAGTTATTTCATGGGGAGCAAAAGCAGAAGATATTCATTTAGTAAATGCAACAGGTTTAACAAACTCTGATTTAAATGGCAATATCTATCCAGGAAGTTCTGAAACAGATGAAAATATGATGACAGCTCGTGATATGGCGCTGGTTGCTCAACATCTATTGAATGATTTTCCAGAAGTTCTTGAAACAGCGAAAATTCCAACCCTCGATTTCAGAAAAGGAACATCAGATGAAATTCATATGGAAAACTGGAACTGGATGCTGCCAGGCTTAATTTACGCTCGTGATAATGTTGACGGATTAAAAACCGGAACAACAGATATTGCCGGTGCATGTTTTACTGGAACTGCTGAAGAAAATGGCATGAGAATTATCACTGTCGTAATGAATGCAGGCGATGGCGAAACAAATAAAGGTGCTCGTTTTGAAGAAACAGCTAAAATGATGGATTACGCTTTTGATAATTTTGAAATGAAAGAATTAGTCAAAAAAGGTGACACAAATAAAGCCTTAAAAGCTATTAACGTAGCAAAAGGAAAAGAAGATAGCGTGAAATTAGTAATGGATACTAACGTAAACGCAATCGTTCAAAAAGATACAGAAGTTAAAAATTTAAAAGTAACCTATACTGAAAAAGAAGGCTTACTAAATAGCGATAAAGAATTAGTAGCTCCTATTAAAAAAGGAATGGAAGTTGGAACAGCTCAAGTAGCCCCAACTAACGATACTTTAGGCTATATCAACGGTGCGACAGGACAAGAAGTAAAAGTAGTAACAGCATCAGAAGTTGAAAAAGCTAATTTTTTTGTTTTAACAGGTCGTGAGATCAAATCTTTTTTCACTAATTTATTTTAA
- a CDS encoding response regulator transcription factor: protein MKILVVDDDKEIVELLSIYIKNEGYEVEKAYNGKEAMTKIMTTPDIDLMVLDVMMPKMDGIEVVKALRKDSQMPVLMLSAKTTDMDKIQGLITGADDYVAKPFNPLEVMARIKSLLRRSNYQVTQDEPDVLEIGPLIIQKDSHEVTTIHGKSIQLTALEFGILHLLASHPNRVFSADEIFERVWQQESLVSAKTVMVHVSHLRDKIEEATDGEKVVQTVWGVGYKIEDR from the coding sequence ATGAAAATATTAGTCGTTGATGATGATAAAGAGATTGTTGAATTATTAAGTATCTATATAAAAAATGAAGGCTATGAAGTTGAAAAAGCGTATAATGGCAAAGAAGCAATGACAAAAATTATGACTACACCAGATATCGATTTAATGGTATTGGATGTGATGATGCCTAAAATGGATGGAATCGAAGTAGTTAAAGCATTACGTAAAGACTCGCAAATGCCTGTTTTAATGTTAAGTGCGAAAACAACGGATATGGATAAAATCCAAGGGTTGATTACTGGAGCAGATGACTACGTAGCAAAACCTTTTAATCCACTGGAAGTCATGGCACGTATCAAATCATTATTAAGAAGAAGCAATTATCAAGTGACACAAGACGAACCAGATGTTCTGGAAATCGGTCCGTTAATTATTCAAAAAGATTCACATGAAGTCACAACGATTCATGGAAAATCAATCCAATTAACCGCTTTAGAATTTGGAATCCTACATTTACTAGCTAGCCACCCAAATCGCGTTTTTAGTGCAGATGAAATTTTTGAACGCGTCTGGCAACAAGAAAGCTTAGTATCAGCTAAAACAGTCATGGTTCATGTGAGCCATTTGCGCGACAAAATCGAAGAAGCAACTGATGGCGAAAAAGTCGTACAAACTGTTTGGGGCGTAGGTTATAAAATCGAAGATCGATAA
- the serS gene encoding serine--tRNA ligase — protein MLDIKRLRSDFTTVEAKLATRGVKKELLENFVVLDNKRRELIVETENLKKYRNEVSGAIATLKRNKENADDKITEMREVGDKIKGLDEELAAIDESINEIAAGLPNLPNDSVPIGKDEEDNVEVRRWSEPATFDFEPKAHWDIAEELDILDFERGAKVSGSRFVYYKGLGARLERALYNFMLDLHTGEHGYQEMLTPYLANSRSMYGTGQFPKFKEDVFQIENEDLTMISTAEITLTNYYRDEFIPTEQLPVYFTALSPAFRSEAGSAGRDTRGLIRLHQFNKVEMVKFSKPETSYDELEKMTHDAETVLQKLNLPYRVLALCTGDMGFSAAKTYDLEVWIPAQETFREISSCSNCEDFQARRAMIRYRNDEGKTDYVHTLNGSGLAVGRTFAAILENYQQADGSVKIPEVLVPYMGGVTEIRKPK, from the coding sequence ATGTTAGATATTAAACGTTTAAGAAGTGACTTTACAACCGTAGAAGCAAAATTAGCAACTAGAGGTGTAAAAAAAGAATTATTAGAAAATTTTGTCGTATTAGACAATAAGCGTCGTGAATTAATTGTCGAAACTGAAAATTTAAAAAAATACCGTAATGAAGTATCAGGTGCGATTGCAACGTTAAAACGTAACAAGGAAAATGCAGATGATAAAATTACAGAAATGCGTGAAGTTGGCGATAAAATAAAAGGATTAGATGAAGAATTAGCAGCTATTGATGAAAGCATTAATGAAATTGCTGCAGGATTGCCGAATCTACCTAATGATTCTGTACCAATCGGTAAAGATGAAGAGGATAATGTAGAAGTACGTCGTTGGAGTGAACCTGCTACATTTGATTTTGAACCAAAAGCTCACTGGGATATTGCAGAAGAATTAGATATATTAGATTTTGAACGAGGAGCGAAGGTATCAGGAAGCCGTTTTGTATATTACAAAGGGTTAGGAGCAAGACTGGAACGTGCCTTGTATAATTTTATGCTAGATTTACACACTGGGGAACATGGTTATCAAGAAATGTTGACACCTTATTTAGCAAATAGCAGATCAATGTATGGAACTGGTCAATTTCCAAAGTTCAAAGAAGATGTTTTCCAAATTGAAAATGAAGATTTAACGATGATTTCAACAGCAGAAATCACTTTAACAAACTATTATCGTGATGAATTTATCCCAACAGAACAATTACCTGTTTATTTCACAGCCCTAAGCCCAGCATTTAGATCAGAAGCAGGTAGTGCAGGACGTGACACCCGTGGTTTGATTCGTTTACACCAATTTAATAAGGTTGAAATGGTGAAATTCAGTAAGCCTGAAACGTCATATGATGAATTAGAAAAAATGACTCATGATGCCGAAACAGTTTTACAAAAGTTGAATTTGCCATACCGAGTATTGGCTTTATGTACAGGAGACATGGGTTTTTCAGCTGCTAAAACGTATGATTTAGAGGTTTGGATCCCAGCGCAAGAAACTTTCCGTGAAATTAGCTCATGTTCAAACTGTGAAGATTTCCAAGCGCGCCGTGCGATGATTCGTTACCGCAATGACGAAGGAAAAACAGACTATGTTCATACGTTAAACGGATCAGGTTTAGCAGTAGGAAGAACATTTGCAGCAATTTTAGAAAACTACCAACAAGCAGATGGATCAGTCAAAATTCCAGAAGTATTAGTTCCTTATATGGGTGGCGTTACAGAAATCCGTAAACCAAAATAA
- a CDS encoding histidine phosphatase family protein, with protein sequence MTKLYFVRHGKTEWNLDGRFQGGTGDSALLEESLKDATLTGKALKNIEFKQIYVSPQKRAKDTAKLILAEREEAIPLIEEKDLREFGFGEWEGKHFSYALETEPEEFHHLREQPEKYNPANFGGETYPALIERSLNVIHTALKEHSDENLLFVAHGVTLTAIIQSLLGAEIKDIRSNGLMSNTSISVLEVKNTTTTLIKWDDTDHLS encoded by the coding sequence ATGACAAAATTGTATTTTGTTAGACATGGAAAAACAGAATGGAATCTAGACGGACGTTTCCAAGGAGGAACCGGAGATTCAGCTCTTTTAGAAGAATCATTAAAAGACGCGACTTTAACAGGAAAAGCCTTAAAAAATATAGAATTTAAACAAATCTATGTAAGTCCACAAAAGCGTGCAAAGGATACAGCCAAATTGATTTTAGCCGAAAGAGAAGAAGCGATCCCTTTAATAGAAGAAAAGGACTTGAGAGAGTTTGGTTTTGGCGAATGGGAAGGCAAGCATTTTTCATATGCTTTAGAAACTGAACCAGAAGAGTTCCATCATTTAAGAGAGCAGCCTGAAAAGTACAACCCAGCTAATTTTGGTGGCGAAACTTATCCAGCCTTAATTGAACGTAGCTTAAATGTAATTCATACTGCATTGAAAGAACATTCAGATGAAAATTTATTATTTGTTGCTCATGGAGTAACATTAACAGCAATCATCCAAAGCCTTTTAGGAGCAGAAATTAAAGATATCCGATCAAATGGTCTAATGAGTAATACAAGTATTTCTGTTTTAGAAGTTAAAAATACAACGACAACCTTGATAAAATGGGATGATACAGACCATTTAAGCTAA
- the msrA gene encoding peptide-methionine (S)-S-oxide reductase MsrA → MSKKQLEKAIFAGGCFWCMIKPFDTEPGIISVVAGYTGGHTIAPTYREVCSETTGHTEAVEITFDPTIFSYQQLVEIYWRQTDPTDASGQFADRGSSYRPVIFYLNEEQRKVAEASKQDLAESGRFKAPIVTTIEPAKPFYPAEEYHQDYYKKNPSHYNGYRQGSGRGPFLEENWK, encoded by the coding sequence ATGAGTAAAAAACAATTAGAAAAAGCAATATTTGCTGGAGGCTGTTTCTGGTGCATGATAAAACCTTTTGATACAGAGCCCGGTATTATCTCTGTGGTGGCAGGTTATACAGGAGGTCATACGATTGCACCGACTTATCGAGAAGTTTGTAGTGAAACCACAGGACATACAGAAGCTGTTGAAATTACCTTTGATCCGACAATTTTTAGCTATCAGCAATTAGTTGAAATTTATTGGAGACAAACCGATCCGACAGATGCCAGCGGTCAATTTGCAGATAGAGGTTCATCCTATCGACCTGTCATATTTTATTTAAATGAAGAACAACGAAAGGTTGCAGAAGCATCCAAACAAGATCTAGCTGAAAGTGGCCGTTTTAAAGCGCCAATAGTAACAACAATTGAACCTGCTAAACCATTCTATCCAGCTGAAGAATACCATCAAGACTATTACAAAAAAAATCCCTCTCATTATAATGGCTACCGACAAGGTTCAGGACGAGGCCCATTTCTTGAGGAAAACTGGAAATAA
- a CDS encoding DUF1129 domain-containing protein, with protein sequence MKGAIETVEHEELVNVKAENEALQAKLTKRNEQYMMGLDKALTAANLSEERKTEIYSEMLPHLVEGQKTGQTARQIYGTVTEQTSALLDGPRKATAPVGQSKDWMIALDGGLMMVALLSLITGVSSLWGKAQQGAEMGIITLLINFLAGGIVILLISKNAPNRYAKEKKKGGFFRYILIIGVAMLAWMFLMTASMAFLPASINMSLPPIGYLIVAAAAFGAKLYFKRKWNIQGGFF encoded by the coding sequence TTGAAAGGGGCTATCGAAACAGTGGAACATGAAGAATTAGTAAACGTAAAAGCAGAAAATGAAGCATTACAAGCCAAATTAACAAAGCGTAATGAACAATATATGATGGGGTTAGACAAAGCCTTAACCGCAGCTAACTTGTCTGAGGAACGCAAAACAGAAATTTACAGCGAAATGCTGCCACATTTAGTAGAAGGTCAAAAAACAGGTCAAACCGCACGCCAAATTTATGGAACAGTGACGGAACAAACGTCAGCTTTACTAGATGGACCTAGAAAAGCGACTGCACCAGTTGGTCAATCAAAAGATTGGATGATTGCATTAGATGGTGGGTTAATGATGGTTGCGTTGCTTTCCTTAATTACAGGAGTTTCAAGCCTTTGGGGAAAAGCACAACAAGGAGCAGAGATGGGAATTATTACTTTGTTGATTAACTTTCTTGCGGGGGGGATCGTCATTTTACTAATCTCTAAAAATGCACCTAATCGTTATGCGAAAGAGAAGAAAAAAGGTGGATTTTTCCGTTATATCTTAATTATTGGGGTAGCCATGCTTGCGTGGATGTTCTTGATGACAGCTTCAATGGCATTCTTACCAGCGTCAATTAACATGAGTCTGCCACCAATTGGGTATCTTATTGTTGCAGCAGCAGCATTTGGTGCAAAATTATACTTTAAACGTAAATGGAATATCCAAGGTGGGTTCTTTTAA
- a CDS encoding DUF2798 domain-containing protein produces MYQNTREKLIFTGLMCGVMVFLMSAFNIILQVGFNWTAVTTILKGFIPIFIIGFLLDLFVIGKFAKAMQSKMVKPDAHIMKKVFAMQFFMVFGMCICMTTLTTFMHFGFTGIEVYQILAITLVRNFVVALILQVFIAGPIVRNVAQRIY; encoded by the coding sequence ATGTATCAGAACACAAGAGAAAAGCTTATTTTTACAGGATTAATGTGTGGAGTTATGGTGTTTTTAATGAGTGCATTTAACATCATTTTACAAGTAGGATTCAACTGGACGGCTGTTACAACTATTTTAAAAGGATTTATCCCTATTTTTATTATTGGGTTTTTATTAGATCTCTTCGTAATTGGAAAATTTGCTAAAGCAATGCAAAGTAAAATGGTGAAACCCGATGCACATATTATGAAGAAAGTTTTTGCAATGCAATTTTTTATGGTATTTGGTATGTGTATTTGCATGACGACTCTAACAACGTTTATGCATTTTGGTTTTACTGGTATAGAAGTGTATCAAATTTTGGCTATTACGCTTGTTCGTAATTTTGTTGTAGCTCTTATTTTGCAGGTTTTTATTGCAGGTCCAATTGTTCGAAACGTGGCACAACGAATTTATTAA